One stretch of Miscanthus floridulus cultivar M001 chromosome 18, ASM1932011v1, whole genome shotgun sequence DNA includes these proteins:
- the LOC136521388 gene encoding GDSL esterase/lipase At5g45910-like: MRVGPGSCLLPTPAMAVAHAPQRRRGVLLLLLVAALVAALPATCAAARTRSKKSYTAIFSFGDSLSDAGNLIVNGTPKALTTARAPYGMTFFRKPTGRCSNGRLVVDFLAEHFGLPLPPPSQAKGKDFKKGANFAITGATALEYSFFKAHGIDQRIWNTGSINTQIGWLQDMKPSLCKSEQDCKDYFSKSLFVVGEFGGNDYNAPLFSGVRFSEIKTYVPLVTKAIANSVEKLIELGATDLLVPGVLPIGCFPLYLTLYNTSSKADYNARTGCLRRYNRLAFHHNRELKQQLDELQKKYPKTKIMYGDYFKAAMQFVVSPGKFGFSTALQACCGAGGQGNYNFNLKKKCGEQGASVCSNPSSYMSWDGIHMTEAAYRKVADGWLNGPYAEPPILKS, translated from the exons ATGCGCGTCGGTCCGGGAAGCTGCCTGCTGCCGACACCCGCAATGGCCGTCGCCCACGCGCCGCAGCGCCGCCGGGGcgtgctcctcctcctgctcgtcGCCGCGCTCGTGGCGGCGCTGCCGGCCACCTGCGCCGCGGCCAGGACCAGGAGCAAGAAGTCGTACACGGCCATCTTCAGCTTCGGGGACTCGCTCTCCGACGCCGGCAACCTCATCGTCAACGGCACGCCCAAGGCGCTCACCACCGCGCGCGCGCCCTACGGGATGACCTTCTTCCGCAAGCCCACCGGCCGCTGCTCCAACGGCCGCCTCGTCGTCGACTTCCTCG CCGAGCATTTCGGcctgccactgccaccgccgTCACAGGCCAAGGGCAAGGACTTCAAGAAGGGCGCCAACTTTGCCATCACCGGCGCGACGGCGCTGGAGTACTCCTTCTTCAAGGCGCACGGCATCGACCAGCGCATCTGGAACACCGGCTCCATCAACACCCAGATCGGCTGGCTCCAGGACATGAAGCCGTCTCTCTGCAAATCGGAGCAAG ACTGCAAGGATTACTTCAGCAAGTCCCTGTTTGTGGTCGGGGAGTTTGGGGGCAATGACTACAATGCGCCTCTGTTTTCTGGTGTCCGATTTTCTGAAATCAAGACTTATGTGCCCCTTGTTACAAAGGCCATCGCCAACAGCGTTGAG AAATTGATCGAGCTTGGGGCAACAGACTTGTTGGTGCCCGGCGTTCTCCCAATTGGTTGCTTTCCGTTGTACCTGACGTTGTACAACACCAGCAGCAAAGCAGACTACAATGCCCGCACTGGGTGCCTTCGGAGGTACAACCGCCTCGCCTTCCACCACAACAGGGAGCTGAAGCAGCAGCTTgatgagcttcagaagaagtACCCCAAGACAAAAATCATGTATGGGGATTACTTCAAGGCTGCAATGCAGTTTGTCGTCAGCCCTGGAAAATTTG GTTTCAGCACGGCTCTGCAAGCATGCTGCGGCGCAGGAGGGCAGGGCAACTACAACTTCAACCTGAAGAAGAAGTGTGGCGAGCAGGGCGCAAGCGTGTGCTCCAACCCGTCGTCGTACATGAGCTGGGACGGCATCCACATGACTGAAGCTGCATACAGAAAGGTCGCCGATGGCTGGTTGAATGGCCCGTATGCTGAACCCCCAATTCTCAAGTCATAA